CGGGTACGTGTCTTCGCTTGGAGTCAGAATGGGGGGAATTATTAACCACCACAGAAAGTCAGAAATATCACTTCATCACATTAACATGCCCTTGCTTTAATCTCCTGATGATCATCGAGCACTGGCGCCAGGATCGCTCACAACAACGCCATCGCACTAAAAAAACAAGAGGCAGGCACCAAATGGACTTGGAGATCTAACGAATAAGGTCTAGCCCTGCTCAACCCGCTCTCTTGCTTGATTTGAGGCTGCATTCCGGCGAAGAGCCGTCATGAGCCACTAACAACGAAGCTTGACAACACGCTTGGATTCCAAAATGTGAATGACGAAGGGAGCAAAGATCTGTAATGTGTTTGAGGGTGGATTCCTATTTTGAAATCAAATGCTAGTACGCTACCACGAAATGCACAATACGATTAACCACTTCAAATGGAGCATCTTAGAATTCTCTAGGTTGTAATTTGGGGTTTGATAGTTGATACACAGGAGCAGGTTTCAAAGGAAAAGTCTATACGTACTAAATTTTCTTACAAAATGTTTACAAAGTCTAATGTGGCAAGCTATAAGTaaatctagattttttttaaactttcatCTAGTTAAATCAAACAGTTGAAAAATTTGTTAGTAAGAGTTTTGTAAGAAAATTTTAATACGTATAGCAGTGTTCAGTTTCAAAATACAATCAACACTAGAAAACTACAATAATCGAGTGGTTACCAAAAAAAGGGGTAAAAATGATTAAATTataccaaaaattaaaatttagttTGTGTTTTAGAACTTGGCCAGTATGTTTTCTAAACATGTTCGTTTGGATAAAGGCTGATAACCTAGCGATTATTTTAGCATTTTGGAACCCTTACTCTAAAGCCATTTTAAGTTGATTATCTCATtgttctccttttatttttatgCGAAAAAATTATTGTGAGTGGACGTATACCATTATGACATTACTCCTAACTTTATAGCAAGTTGCATTGGATTGTTCTCATCTATCTATAAACTCCAAAACGGCTAGTCTTCGGTTGCATGACTCATGTTGTTATCTATATCTTTAATTCTATCATTGGGTTATCATTAGGCTAGAGGGCCGCTCCACCAACTCTATCCAACTGCATGGTCACTCCTATCACGTCATTCTTGCTATAGTGCGATAATATGGTCCAACAGTAACATCACACTTTCTAAATTTtagaataagtttataaaaataaaaaagaaaaataaaactaccAATATCAAAGCAACGGATCTTGTCTTCCAATCATCCCCCATGTATTAGATCAAATCGGATATCATGTAGGAGTAGTAGTTGTTATGTGTGTGGGCTAGATGATATACACTTGAAATATGACCGTGATGGTATGCTTGATCTAGACTTAAAATTATAAGTCATGGCATTCACAGAGATACATTCTAACTGGATAATCCTTATCTTAACACTGTGGCAATTAACCCGGTCCCTTGCATCTTCCATCCATCGGCTCTGGTGTACATGCATTATCCATATCTCTAAATTTAGCAATCACTTATCCTATACCTCCGCTCGTACTAGTGTACTAGAGTCTGGAGTACTCTCTTAGTATCTTATATTTATCTAAATTGGTTTTTTGTGGGACGGATAACATGCTATAAACAACCACCAGAGTTGAACTCGGCTCAACTCGTACGCACCGGCGCTGCCGCGCCTTCGCCGCTCAAACCCATCCGAACTGACCCGACCCCTCACGTCCAGGTCCAGCACGAGCACGCCGAATTCGAATTACACGATACACACACGCAGCGGAAAACCTGATCCAACCCCACCCAGAATGAACAGTATCCAGTGGGGCGTCCACCTGACCGATTcaaccgcccccccccccccctccccctcctcccttatctctcccctctcgtctcgtctcgcaCGCACCCGCCACGTCCACCCCCATACGTGCCAGAAGCCTTCCGAGGAAGGAAGCGAGGTTGAGAACCGAAggcggtgggccccaccccgtcagcctctctcctctcatctagccgccgcctctcccctcgcCGGTGGTgggtctcgtctcgtctcgcctCTCCCCCATAAAAGCCAAACCCCCACAAAGCCTTGCCCCTCCTTCTCTTTCATCTCGCCTCCTTCCCCCCCACACCACGTCGCGCGCTCCTGCTGCGCGGACGAGGGAGGAGAGGCTACGCCTGGCCCCTGGCTGCATGCGCCGCCGTTGTGACTGACCATGGACGAGTACAGGCCGCgacggtcgccggcgagcgagcGGTTCATCGGGATgttcgcgtcgccgtcgtcgtccccgaCGGAGCCGTCGTTCGTGGCAGGGGATGAGCTCCATGAGGACGACTTCCTGTTCTCGtcctcccccgccgcgccgccctcgagcGCGCGGCCGGGGGAGGGGCCCGGGAGCCCGAGCCGGGTGCCGCAGGGGCAGGTCGGGCTCCTCGCCGCGTTGCACGAGGGGGACAAGAGGCTCCTGCTCCGCcgtggcggtgggggaggagggggcgcggccgctgccgccgcggcttCCGCGGGGACGCTGCTCCGTCGCAAGGCGACcatcgcggccgccgccgcctcggcgtccggcggcggcggctcgttgTCGCCAACCCAGTCCCCGACCTCTGCCGCCCGGGCCATCCCGAT
This window of the Oryza sativa Japonica Group chromosome 4, ASM3414082v1 genome carries:
- the LOC4335793 gene encoding protein S40-7 produces the protein MDEYRPRRSPASERFIGMFASPSSSPTEPSFVAGDELHEDDFLFSSSPAAPPSSARPGEGPGSPSRVPQGQVGLLAALHEGDKRLLLRRGGGGGGGAAAAAAASAGTLLRRKATIAAAAASASGGGGSLSPTQSPTSAARAIPMTPRPKSAGPAAPYHQSAPVKVPVRPPRRQEMFKWDELDDDDFLRNGDAAMLPPHEMVARASAGGAGPAAPFSMLEGAGRTLKGRDLRRVRDAVLRQTGFLD